A portion of the Deltaproteobacteria bacterium genome contains these proteins:
- a CDS encoding serine/threonine-protein kinase — MRPERLGHYRVLGLIGRGGLGEVYRAEDERNGEEVAIKLLTGATNTNKRALSRFKREFEVLVEFDHPHVVRVIDAGLAGEFPFYAMELIEGVDIRRHLDGVADDAASWQSHDTPVSQGSLSIDRPLRAPRPPVALDEAETMDEESVSSALVEQVQAFDMDAWLEEPDSDLLLGRTEAASSDDLAVGASGPAPSVDQPYDDLAGELDPMDLPAGPSAHLDRLNNPVRVTRIRELLAQVCDALAYVHSRGRVHRDLKPSNIMVDEDGDARLMDFGLIKTIADLNEVTDAGRVVGTYRYMSPEQASGEGIDARSDLYSLGVILYELLGGRPPFVAKSPLELWRQLLETEPPPLSRLNPGVDHDLARLAHMLLRKDPKDRLQTAEEVSEELLLQRPIHDRIW, encoded by the coding sequence ATGCGGCCCGAACGGCTTGGTCACTACCGGGTTCTCGGCCTCATCGGCCGCGGGGGACTGGGTGAGGTGTATCGTGCCGAGGACGAGCGCAACGGCGAAGAGGTCGCCATCAAGCTGCTCACCGGCGCGACCAACACCAACAAGCGGGCGCTCTCTCGCTTCAAGCGAGAGTTCGAGGTCCTGGTCGAGTTCGATCATCCTCATGTGGTGAGAGTGATCGACGCCGGCCTGGCCGGCGAGTTCCCCTTCTATGCGATGGAGCTGATCGAGGGGGTCGACATCCGGCGCCACCTCGACGGGGTCGCCGACGACGCCGCCTCCTGGCAGTCCCACGACACCCCCGTGAGCCAGGGCTCCCTGAGCATCGACCGACCGCTGCGCGCGCCGAGGCCTCCCGTCGCGCTGGACGAGGCGGAGACCATGGACGAGGAGAGCGTCAGCTCGGCGCTGGTCGAGCAGGTGCAGGCCTTCGACATGGACGCCTGGCTGGAGGAGCCCGACTCGGACCTCCTCCTCGGCCGCACCGAGGCCGCCTCCTCGGACGACCTGGCGGTGGGCGCCAGCGGCCCGGCTCCGTCGGTGGATCAGCCCTACGACGATCTGGCCGGCGAGCTCGACCCGATGGACCTGCCCGCCGGCCCCAGCGCGCACCTGGACCGCCTGAACAACCCGGTGCGGGTGACCCGGATCCGGGAGCTCCTGGCCCAGGTCTGCGACGCCCTGGCCTACGTCCACTCCCGCGGCCGCGTGCACCGGGATCTGAAGCCCTCGAACATCATGGTGGACGAGGACGGCGACGCCCGGCTGATGGACTTCGGCCTGATCAAGACCATCGCCGATCTCAACGAGGTCACCGACGCGGGCCGGGTGGTGGGCACCTACCGCTACATGTCCCCGGAGCAGGCCAGCGGGGAGGGGATCGACGCCCGCAGCGACCTCTACTCCCTGGGCGTCATCCTCTACGAGCTCCTCGGCGGCCGGCCGCCCTTCGTGGCCAAGTCCCCCCTCGAGCTCTGGCGGCAGCTCCTCGAGACCGAGCCGCCGCCCCTCTCCCGCCTCAACCCGGGGGTGGACCACGACCTGGCGCGGCTGGCGCACATGCTGCTGCGCAAGGATCCGAAGGACCGCCTGCAGACCGCCGAGGAGGTCAGCGAGGAGCTCCTCCTCCAGCGCCCGATCCACGATCGGATCTGGTGA
- a CDS encoding type IV pilus twitching motility protein PilT: MELNDILSVALRGGASDIHLKAGLPPMFRVDGSLVPLKDARRLPPEDVSRMAFGIMNNWQKEKFKEQNELDLAYGVPGLGRFRVNIFQQRGTVGVVLRVIPFRIQTIEQLALPKVLEKICMHERGLILVTGTTGSGKSTTLAAMIDHINANRTCHVMTIEDPIEFLIRDKRSIINQREVGVDTIAFGQALRSALRQDPDVILVGEMRDLETIETALTAAETGHLVMSTLHTLDATETINRIISAFPPYQQKQVRLQLGAVLRAVVSQRLVPKSDGRGRFPAVEVLLVTHFVRELVEDKDRTKEIADAISKGHQQYGMQTFDQSLMFALKKGLVSFEEALRQATNPDDFKLRVSGIASTSDSSWDDFESAATGQAAAVPGTASYGQDQQRQPAAPAAPAPGGRDDFEIERF; encoded by the coding sequence CTCGCTGGTGCCCCTGAAGGACGCCCGGCGGCTGCCCCCCGAGGACGTGAGCCGGATGGCCTTCGGGATCATGAACAACTGGCAGAAGGAGAAGTTCAAGGAGCAGAACGAGCTGGATCTCGCCTACGGCGTGCCCGGCCTCGGCCGCTTCCGCGTGAACATCTTCCAGCAGCGCGGCACCGTGGGCGTCGTCCTGCGGGTGATCCCCTTCCGCATCCAGACCATCGAGCAGCTCGCCCTGCCCAAGGTGCTCGAGAAGATCTGCATGCACGAGCGCGGCCTGATCCTCGTGACCGGCACCACCGGCTCGGGCAAGTCGACGACCCTCGCGGCGATGATCGATCACATCAACGCGAACCGCACCTGCCACGTGATGACGATCGAGGATCCCATCGAGTTCCTCATCCGGGACAAGCGCTCGATCATCAACCAGCGCGAGGTGGGGGTGGACACCATCGCCTTCGGCCAGGCCCTGCGCTCCGCGCTGCGGCAGGATCCCGACGTGATCCTGGTCGGCGAGATGCGCGATCTCGAGACCATCGAGACCGCGCTGACCGCCGCCGAGACCGGCCACCTCGTGATGTCCACCCTCCACACCCTGGACGCCACCGAGACCATCAACCGGATCATCTCGGCCTTCCCGCCCTACCAGCAGAAGCAGGTGCGCCTGCAGCTCGGCGCGGTGCTGCGCGCCGTCGTCTCCCAGCGCCTGGTGCCCAAGTCGGACGGCCGCGGCCGCTTCCCGGCCGTCGAGGTCCTCCTGGTCACCCACTTCGTGCGCGAGCTGGTCGAGGACAAGGACCGCACCAAGGAGATCGCCGACGCCATCTCCAAGGGCCACCAGCAGTACGGCATGCAGACCTTCGATCAGTCGCTGATGTTCGCCCTGAAGAAGGGGCTGGTCAGCTTCGAGGAGGCCCTGCGCCAGGCGACCAACCCCGACGACTTCAAGCTGCGGGTCTCGGGCATCGCCAGCACCTCGGACTCCTCCTGGGACGACTTCGAGTCCGCGGCCACCGGTCAGGCGGCCGCCGTGCCGGGCACCGCCTCCTACGGTCAGGATCAGCAGCGGCAGCCCGCCGCGCCTGCGGCGCCCGCCCCGGGTGGCAGGGACGACTTCGAGATCGAAAGGTTCTAG